The nucleotide window GCCAGGCGTTGATCAGGTGGCTGGCGTGCTTCTCGAATTCGGCGAGGCCGATGCCGACTACGGTCCCGAACTCCAGCACGATGCCCTCCGGGCCGATGGTGGTCGCGACGATGGGGGGAATGCGTTTGCGGTTGGGGTTCTGCGGGTCGTGTTCGACCATGCGCAGTTTGCGTGCGGTGCGGGGCCAGGTGCGGCGGATGCGGGCAGCCGCGCGCAAGGCGGTGCGCTGCTGTGGGTCTCGGGTGCGCCAGTAGCCCGGCCCGTATCCGAACTGGTGGATCTGCCACAGCAGGGTGACCACGATCGGGGCCGCGATCCAGAGCCAGAGCGGTCCTACGTCGAGTGCCATGTTTTCCTCCTGTCAGCCGGTCACCCGGTAGTTGGCCAGCCTCCAGCCCGCGGGGGTATCGCTGACCGAGGCGGCGATGGTCATCAGGCGCCACGGTGTCGGGTCGCGGGTGCCGTTGCGGTGCAGCACGATCTGTTGCACCTGGGCGGTGACCAGGCATTGGCCATGTTCGGGGGCGCCGGTGCCGGTGATGGTGACCAGCGCGGTCACCACATCGGCGGCGGTGGCCCAGCCCGCCCAGTCCCGCAGGGGCCGTACGCCGGTGGCCGGGGCGGTGGCGGTGGCCTCGGCGGCCAGTTCCCCGGTCAGCCACGGTGTGGCCCGTGTCAGACCTTGCCCGGGGTCGCTGTCGTGTGCTGGTTGCCAGGAGAACATCGCGGCCAGTGCGTATTTCGCGGCGGTGGCGGGGTCCGCGCCGTCGGGCTGTGGTCCCAGGCTGGTGGCGGCCGCGTCGCCACCACGGGTGTCGCCGCTCTCGCCGTGGTGGCTGTTGGTCAGCACCAGTGCCAGTCCGGCTGCGATCACCACTGCGGCAACGGCGGCCAGGGCGATGCGCTGGCGCGGGGTCGTAGCCATCGGATCCCTTCCTGTCGTTCAGCTCAGCGTCCGGGTGAATGCCGGAATGTTGGCGATGATTCTCTCGGCGTAGGGCCGGGTCTCGGTTTCGTAGCGTGGGCTGCCGGTGGGGAATCCGCCCGAGGACAACACTGCCCCCTCCCCCGCGTTGTACGCGGCCAGATAGAGTTCGCGCCGGTCGGGGACGTCGCTGACACTGCCCGCGGTGATCCATCCGTCCACGGCGGCGGCGATGTGGCACATGTAGCGGCCCTGGGCCATGATCGCGTCGGCGGGATTCCAGGCGTTGACATTGCCGGTGCCGTCGTCGTCGGCGGCGTAGCCGGGCCAGGTGCCGGGCATGAATTGCGCGATACCCATGGCGCCGTCGGGTGAGAGCGCCGAGGGGTTGAATCCGGATTCGGACTGGCCTTGCGCGGCCAGCAGCGCGGAACTGATTTGCGGACAGAGCGTTCCGGCCTTGCGGTACCAGGGCGCGTACTCCTCGGGCACCGCGCCGTCGGCCAAGTTGTCCACCCCACCGCCGGAGGGGGTCGAGGCGCCGCACGCGCCGGTAGTCGTTGTGGGCGTGGTGGTTTCGGTGGCCTGCGCCGAGCCGGTGGTGGTCGTGGTGCCGGTGGCACCGGCTTGCTGGGCCGGGCCGGGTGTGGTGGTGGCCGGGGTCTGGGTGGGGGCGGCGGGATCGGCGCCGGGTTGGCCGGCGTCGGCCAGCCACGGCAGTGGGTCTACCTGGGAGCCGCCGC belongs to Nocardia sp. NBC_01503 and includes:
- a CDS encoding M23 family metallopeptidase, whose product is MITTARTGALAAVIALVLAVPLLLVMMLDDDQSSCAPTTSAPHSGGESPAGSSTTKVWPVRSGEYTLSDTFDASGGDGHRRHLGVDLAAPEGTAIYAAADGTVVDAGPATGFGQWIVIDHNLDGQTLSTVYGHMYESGVLVHTGDQVRAGQQIAKVGSNGESSGAHLHFEVVPGGRLSGGSQVDPLPWLADAGQPGADPAAPTQTPATTTPGPAQQAGATGTTTTTGSAQATETTTPTTTTGACGASTPSGGGVDNLADGAVPEEYAPWYRKAGTLCPQISSALLAAQGQSESGFNPSALSPDGAMGIAQFMPGTWPGYAADDDGTGNVNAWNPADAIMAQGRYMCHIAAAVDGWITAGSVSDVPDRRELYLAAYNAGEGAVLSSGGFPTGSPRYETETRPYAERIIANIPAFTRTLS